The nucleotide sequence ATCGTCGGCGGCCTCTGGCCTAGCTAGGGCCAGGGGTGCGGCCGAGTCGACCGCGGCGCGGGCTCCGGCCTGACGGACGGTGCGGCCTGACACCTGCGGAGCCCGGCGTGCCGCCCTCAACTTCCCGCGGCGATTGGTCTATGGCCGAAGCGCGAAGGATTCGAGACGCGCAATGCTGTTCAGGTTCCGCTCTGCGCCGCCCAGGCACCGCGCCCATCTCTGGGACCGGGTTCCGGAGACCGGGTGGGGCGACACCCTGCAGACCCTGGAGGCGGTCACCGCGGCCTGGCGGCGCTACGCGGCGAGCCCGCTCGACGCGCACGTCTCGGCGCACGAGGACATGATCGGGACGGAGCCCGGCGCCGCGGAGGGCTACCGGCTGGTCGGCCTCACGGCCCTGCGCGCCGTCACGGAGGCGATGCTGCTCACCGGCCGGACCCGCTTCGACGACATCCTCGACCTGCCCTGCGGTGCGGGCCGAGTCACCCGCCATCTCCGAGCCTTCTTCCCCGAGGCGCGCCTCCACGCCGCCGACATCGACCGGGCCAAGCTGGCGGACGTGGTCCGCCAGTTCGGGGCGGAGCCGTTCGACTGCCCGCCCGACTTCCGCGGCGACCCGGCGCGCCGGTTCGACCTGATCTTCTCGGGCTCACTCCTCACGCATTTCGACGCGGACCTGTTCGAGCACGCGGTCGACTTCTTCGTGCGCGCTCTCGAACCCGGCGGCATCGCGATCCTGACCCTGCACGGCCGCAGCAGCGCGACGCTCAGCAGCGCGCCCGAGGCGCTCGCCCGCCAGGAGCGGGTCGCGGCAGATTTCCGGGCCCACATGAAGCAGGAGGGCAAGCGCTACCGGGTCAAGCTCGATGCCGGCAAGGCGCTCGCCGACTTCGCCGCGGAAGGGTTCGGCTACTACATGTCTCCCGCCTGGACCTCGATGTACGGCCAGAGCTACGGCGGCTCCTACTCCGCGCCCGCCTGGGTGATGCGCCTGTTCGAGCGGCGCGCCGACTGCCTCGTCGTCGGCTTCAAGGAGAAGAGCTACGGCGACATGCAGGACGTGGTGACCGTCCGGAAGCTGTGAGCCGCCGCCCCGGCGCACCGCGGCATCCGGTCCCTGCCGTGCGGGCGGCCCCGGCGCGCGCGCACGGCCGCGTGACCGGCCATCCCCTTCGGCCTCCCACGCGCTAGCTCCGCGGCGGGAGGGACCCCGCCGCGGCGGCCGGCCGGGACCGCCCGTGATCCCGCATCGCCGCCCCAGGGGGACCCTCCGCGTGACGTATCCTGCCACCACGGCCTTCTTCGCCGGCCTGTTCGCGCTCGTCTATGTCGGCCTCGCCAGCTGGGTGGTGGCGGGCCGCGTCTCCGGCAACACGCTGCTCGGCAACGGCGACGAGGGCCTGACCCGGCGCGTGCGCGCCCACGCCAATTTCGGCGAGTACGTGCCGCTCGCGCTGATCGTGATCGGCCTGCTGGAGGCGGGCGGGGGCGGGCACCGGCTCGTCACCGGCCTCCTGGTCGTGCTGCTGATCGCCCGCCTCGCCCACCCGGTCGGCATGCTGGCGCCCAAGAACTCGCCCCGGCAATTCGCCGGCCGCGGCGGCGGCATCCTGGCGACCTTCGGGGTGCTGGCGGTCGCAGCGATCGCGCTCCTGCTGCGGGGCTGAAGACCGGGACGCGCATCGAGGCGACGTCTTTACAACCGTGCGTTTTACAGTCTTCTCCGTGTGCGATACAGCACACGGAGGTTGGAACGCCGTTTTCGCAGGGCTGTTATGCAGTCATGACAGACCCGGATAGTCGGGTCCAC is from Methylobacterium radiodurans and encodes:
- a CDS encoding MAPEG family protein; the encoded protein is MTYPATTAFFAGLFALVYVGLASWVVAGRVSGNTLLGNGDEGLTRRVRAHANFGEYVPLALIVIGLLEAGGGGHRLVTGLLVVLLIARLAHPVGMLAPKNSPRQFAGRGGGILATFGVLAVAAIALLLRG
- a CDS encoding class I SAM-dependent methyltransferase gives rise to the protein MLFRFRSAPPRHRAHLWDRVPETGWGDTLQTLEAVTAAWRRYAASPLDAHVSAHEDMIGTEPGAAEGYRLVGLTALRAVTEAMLLTGRTRFDDILDLPCGAGRVTRHLRAFFPEARLHAADIDRAKLADVVRQFGAEPFDCPPDFRGDPARRFDLIFSGSLLTHFDADLFEHAVDFFVRALEPGGIAILTLHGRSSATLSSAPEALARQERVAADFRAHMKQEGKRYRVKLDAGKALADFAAEGFGYYMSPAWTSMYGQSYGGSYSAPAWVMRLFERRADCLVVGFKEKSYGDMQDVVTVRKL